The Pseudomonas baetica genome includes a region encoding these proteins:
- the trxA gene encoding thioredoxin gives MSEPTPYIFDATTADFDQSVIEASFNKPVLVDFWAEWCAPCKALMPMLQGIAESYQGELLLAKVNCDIEQDIVARFGIRSLPTVVLFKDGQPVDGFAGAQPESAVRALLEPHVQMPPPTAADPFEQAQALFDDGRYADAEAALVVMLNEDNTNAKALILYARCLTERGELDEAQTVLDAVKSDEHKAALAGAKAQIKFLGLARDLPDAADLKARLAKDPQDDEAVYQLAIQQLARQQYEAALEALLKLFIRNRSYGEGLPHKTLLQVFELLGNDHPLVGVYRRKMFAALY, from the coding sequence ATGAGTGAGCCAACGCCGTACATCTTCGACGCCACGACTGCCGATTTCGACCAGTCGGTGATCGAGGCTTCCTTTAACAAACCCGTGCTGGTGGATTTCTGGGCCGAGTGGTGCGCGCCGTGCAAGGCGTTGATGCCGATGCTGCAAGGCATTGCCGAGAGCTATCAGGGCGAGTTGCTGCTGGCCAAGGTCAACTGCGACATCGAGCAGGACATCGTCGCCCGCTTCGGCATTCGTAGCCTGCCGACCGTGGTGCTGTTCAAGGATGGGCAACCGGTCGACGGTTTTGCCGGCGCGCAACCGGAATCCGCCGTACGTGCCTTGCTCGAACCGCATGTGCAGATGCCACCGCCAACTGCTGCCGATCCGTTCGAACAGGCTCAGGCCTTGTTCGACGACGGTCGTTACGCCGATGCCGAAGCCGCGCTGGTGGTCATGCTCAATGAAGACAACACCAACGCTAAAGCCTTGATCCTTTACGCTCGTTGCCTGACCGAACGCGGCGAACTGGACGAAGCGCAAACCGTGCTCGACGCGGTCAAGAGCGATGAGCACAAAGCCGCGCTCGCCGGAGCCAAGGCGCAGATCAAGTTTCTCGGACTGGCGCGGGACCTGCCGGACGCTGCTGATCTGAAAGCACGCTTGGCGAAAGATCCGCAGGACGATGAAGCGGTGTATCAACTGGCGATCCAGCAACTGGCGCGTCAACAGTACGAGGCGGCGCTGGAGGCGCTGCTCAAGCTGTTCATCCGCAACCGCAGCTATGGCGAAGGTTTGCCGCACAAGACTTTGCTGCAGGTGTTTGAGCTGTTGGGCAACGATCACCCTTTGGTGGGTGTTTACCGTCGCAAGATGTTCGCTGCGCTTTATTAA